ACCAGCAGGGACTTGTTGACCGCCGACATGAGTTCTTCCTCATCGACGGTATTGTCTTCCTCTTCATCCGCAATGATTGAGACTTCGTCTGCGACCTCTTTAACCAGCTGGAGAAATTCGTTTTCGCGCGGTGCGATGCGTGCGAGGATCTCGCTGACATCCTCGAGTCGGCCGTAAGCCACTTCGTATTTGGTGATGCCAGCGTGAAGCATCAGGGATTCGATGGTGCGCACGGTGGGATCCGGGCAGATGAATATACGGACATCCCGCCCGCGCTCGCTGAAGCCGAAGGGAAGCAGTTTGAGCTCGAGAAACGCTTCGCGTGTCTTCGGATCCAGACCCTTGTAAAAATTTTGCATGAACTCGATCCAGCCATCGGTCAGTGAGGCGGCGCTGAGGCGGATTTCACGGAACGCATAGATTTTGCAGAGAGCTCGGAAGACCATATGACGGTCGTAGCCGAGTTCCTTGATCAACACATCGGCCAGGGTACGCGGGGTGGACGAGTTCTCGATGATGGACTCCGCCTGCATCAGCTTTTCTCGTGTAAAGCGCGCATCCTGCTGCATCAGCTTTTCGATGATGGCGCTTGATACTCTCGGTTTGCGTACCATCCTACATCCCCGGCATCTTGGGCTGGAACAGAGCCGTCTCGGACGAGACGATCGTCAAGGCGGTCATCACCGCCATGATCAGCATGGCCACAATCACTTGAACCCAGTCGATGATCGCCTTCATGCGATAGGTGGTTTCACGCTCGTAATAGTTGGCGATCTGCAGGGTCACGCGTTTGAGCGTTCCCGATTCGGCGCCGGCATTGAGACGGGACAGGGCATTCTCGGTGAAAACCCTGGCCTGTTTCAAGGCCTGGACCAGCGTAGCGCCGTCGCGCACCATCATCGGAATGGTCACTTCCTTGATTTGCTTTTCCATGTATTTGTTGCGGCAGGCCTCTGCGGCGGTGCGGATGACCTCGAGGTTTTCGCCTGAACCGCTGTACATCGAATGGAATACGCGGCAAAAGATTTCGATGGAGGTCTTGTGCATCAGCGTCCCGATGATCGGAACCTTGGTCATGTGTTTGGCGACGAAAATCCGCCCGCGCGGCGTTATCGCCAGACGATACAGAACCAGGGGAATGATGGCCGACATCCCGATGATCCAGGAGATATTGCGCGTCAGAAAGTGGCTGAGATCAAGGCTGGCCTTGGTCAGTGGAGGCAGGGTAGCGCCAAAACTGAGGAAAAGTTCCGCGGTCTTGGGAAAGATATAGCCGACATAAAAGATAACCGATCCGATCAGAACCACTGTGGTGATCGCCGGCATCAGCAAGGCGCTGCGCAAACTCTTGCGAAACTCGTAATCGCGTTCGAGAAAACGTGCGGTATTGTCAAAGACCTCGGCCATGTTGCCACTTTTAGAGGCCACGCCGAGCATTTTGGCGGGGAATTTGCCGAGATAATAAGCCTGCTTGCTAAAAGCCTCCTCCCCATCCTTGCCATCCTTCAGGTCCGTAAGAATTTCCTTGATGACCTTGCGAAGGGCCTTGTTCTGGGTATCGCTTTCGAGTAGCCCGAGGATTTCATCGAAGGGAAGTTTTTCGCGGAGCAAGTCCGCCGAGAGCCGGATAAAGGTGATGATATCGGCATAGGGCGGTTTCAGGCGCAGATCGAAAATCACCTTCTGCACGCGCACGTCTTCAAAGCCCAGACGGCGCAGGGCCACCTCGACTTCTTCGCGCGAAAAGGCGATCTGATCACCCTTCAGGACGGCGCCATCCAGCCGGCGGACCTTATAGAGATAAGCCGCCTTCTGCTGAATCGAGAGAAGCGAAAAGCTGTGCTGCTTGGCCAACGCATCGATCTTGCGCCGGGCCTCCCGCATATTTTTCGCTTCGATATAGCCAATGATGCGCTTTTGCTGCGCATTCAGGCCGTTGTATCTGAACTCCGCCATCCCACCTCACCCAACCTGATTTTTGAAGCCTGTAGAGCGCAATGGGGCCCTGCTCGCACAGGGCCCCACGCGGTAGAAATACCGGATCATGACCTCCCCCCTGAAAAAAGGTCACTACGCAGATAGACCGGTAAAGCCGTGTCAGGCCAGAGTCTGCCCGGCGCGGCTTAGGCCCCTGGTTTCCAGCTCTCAGGAGCCGGCAGTGATCGCCGTGACGACGTTATCCTTGGTCACCGTAACCGTGACGGTATTGGTGCCGCGTTTCGGCGTACCGGTCAAAACCACCGATTCGGCACTGCCTGTGCCGCAGGTGTAAGATCCGTTTTCATTGGTGTATTCGGTGGCACCGGCAGCAAGAGAAGGTACCAGTTTGCGGATGGTAATCCCGGTGAAGCTGTTGCCACCACCGGCCATGCTGGTGGGTTTGATGTAGTACTGCTGCGCCAGGGAGGCGAGATGGATCAGGTCATTGGTCACCGCCTCGACGTTGGCGGATTCGGCGGACGTGCTGAACATGTTGATACCGACCACGACGGCAATGCCGACAATGATCACGCTCAACACCAAGAGCAGAAGTTGTTGCTGTCCCATAATAGTGTCTCCTCACAGCTATTAAAGGGTACGGGGATTTGGGCCGGCTTGGGCCGGACCCTGTGGATTGCGGTGCATCTGGTTTTGTGCCGGGTGGATCACCTCCTTCGTTTTGTTATTTGAACACAATGGACCAGGCATCCATGGTAAATGGAAAATGCGGCCGGGAGCCGCAGCAAGACTGCGGCCATGGATCTCGCTCTGGCCGAAATACAAGCGGCATGCGCCGTTGTTATCACATTGACAGAGATGGATTGAAGTGAGCAGGTCGATGAATGCAGCGCAGATGGTCAGAATCAAGGATGCCGGGCAGAAAGGGTAGCCAAACTATTTACACACGTCCTCAATCACACTCTCGTGATTTCCCCACCCCAATAGTGGCTGTGCAACAATTAATCAAATATGGCGATAGTTCGCCATACAATGAAATATACCATAATGAAATTCAAAATGCAAGTGTATTTTTATTGTACACCTACTTTTTTGATTACGATCACAGGATGGATGTCCCACGATAATGTGCAAGGATTGAACAGATCAGTCTGAACGCTATGAAGCCTTCCGGGAGAACCTATGCAGGGTAAGCGGTGGTGTGGGGTATGGATCAGCATTGCGGTTTGCACGGCCGCCTGGGGCGCGAATGACCCACAGCAACAGCAAGGCCTAGCCTTCGCGGCGGTCCCCAGTCTCAGTTTCAGCAGTGGCGAAGGGTGGGAATACGGAGGGAAAATTTTTCTCTATCAATACGGCAGTGGGACACCGCGGCCCTATCGCTGGCACCTGCTGCTCAACGGCGCGCGTTCAACCGAGAGAAAAAAGGATTATTACGCGTTCCTCGACATACCCCATCTCTGGGGTAGGGGCACACGCCTCTCCCTGCGCGTCGAATACAAGGATTTCGGCCTGGATGAATTCTACGGCCTGGGCAATCTGCCCGAGTATCACCAAGCCTTCACCTCCCCCGGCGATCCGGACTTCCTCTCCCGGGAGTATTACAACTACAAGCACCGCTGGACCGCGGGTTACATCAACGCTCAGTTTCCGGTCTTCGCCGGCCGTCTCCGGTTTCTCGCCGGCCTGGCGGGTCTGCGCACCAGCGTCGGAGCCTACCCCCTGCCCAACCGTTTCGCCGCCGCTTCGCCCTTCGGCACAGCGGGGGGATGGAGCAGCTATGCGCGCATCGGTCTGGTTCGGGACACCCGCGACGCGGAAGCAGCCCCTGCCTCGGGAAGCTGGAGCGACCTCCTCCTCGAAAAAAGCGCTCGTGTGCTCGCCAGCGATTACGACTACAACCGCATCACGGTGACCGACCGCCGCTATTTCCGGCTGCTGCCGCGGCTCGTCTTCGCGCAACGTCTCTTAATTGAACACATGTCCGGCCATCCCCCCTTTTACGAGATGACCGTGCTCAGCGGCTCCTGGCAGCGCTTCGAGGGGCTCGGCAGCAATCAGAGCATGCGCGGCGTCCCAAGGCTGCTCTTCGCTGGCACCACCAAGCTCCTCGGCAATTTCGAGCTGCGCTGCCGCCTTCTCGACCGGCGCATCCTGCATCAGGATCTCACCTTTTACGGCCATCTCTTCCTGGACGGCGGCAAGGTCTGGCTCAGGGGGGATCCGGCCACCCTGGACCACCTCCATTTCAGTCAGGGCGCCGGCCTTCATGTGCAGTGGAAAACCGATCTCATCGGCGCTCTCGACATCGGTCGTTCGCAGTACAAGGACTTCGCTATTTATCTCACCTTTGGGAACCTCTTTTAATCCACACCCATAAAAAAAACGCCGGACTCTTGCGGGTCGGGCGTTTTTGTTTTATGCCGTTGCTTGGATGCATGGCATGACCATGCACTGCGCTATTTGTCGGTCAGGGCTGCAACGCCAGGCAGGAGCTTGCCCTCCATCAGTTCGAGGCTGGCGCCGCCGCCTGTGGAGACATGACT
This portion of the bacterium genome encodes:
- a CDS encoding type II secretion system F family protein; this translates as MAEFRYNGLNAQQKRIIGYIEAKNMREARRKIDALAKQHSFSLLSIQQKAAYLYKVRRLDGAVLKGDQIAFSREEVEVALRRLGFEDVRVQKVIFDLRLKPPYADIITFIRLSADLLREKLPFDEILGLLESDTQNKALRKVIKEILTDLKDGKDGEEAFSKQAYYLGKFPAKMLGVASKSGNMAEVFDNTARFLERDYEFRKSLRSALLMPAITTVVLIGSVIFYVGYIFPKTAELFLSFGATLPPLTKASLDLSHFLTRNISWIIGMSAIIPLVLYRLAITPRGRIFVAKHMTKVPIIGTLMHKTSIEIFCRVFHSMYSGSGENLEVIRTAAEACRNKYMEKQIKEVTIPMMVRDGATLVQALKQARVFTENALSRLNAGAESGTLKRVTLQIANYYERETTYRMKAIIDWVQVIVAMLIMAVMTALTIVSSETALFQPKMPGM
- a CDS encoding BamA/TamA family outer membrane protein translates to MQGKRWCGVWISIAVCTAAWGANDPQQQQGLAFAAVPSLSFSSGEGWEYGGKIFLYQYGSGTPRPYRWHLLLNGARSTERKKDYYAFLDIPHLWGRGTRLSLRVEYKDFGLDEFYGLGNLPEYHQAFTSPGDPDFLSREYYNYKHRWTAGYINAQFPVFAGRLRFLAGLAGLRTSVGAYPLPNRFAAASPFGTAGGWSSYARIGLVRDTRDAEAAPASGSWSDLLLEKSARVLASDYDYNRITVTDRRYFRLLPRLVFAQRLLIEHMSGHPPFYEMTVLSGSWQRFEGLGSNQSMRGVPRLLFAGTTKLLGNFELRCRLLDRRILHQDLTFYGHLFLDGGKVWLRGDPATLDHLHFSQGAGLHVQWKTDLIGALDIGRSQYKDFAIYLTFGNLF